One genomic region from Phoenix dactylifera cultivar Barhee BC4 unplaced genomic scaffold, palm_55x_up_171113_PBpolish2nd_filt_p 000046F, whole genome shotgun sequence encodes:
- the LOC103710092 gene encoding L10-interacting MYB domain-containing protein-like isoform X1 yields the protein MSRMDSKSGTKLKRKEVATANQARVYWTREHDRVLIDLMVEQTLAGARVGAGFTRDAWFDMVDRFNERTRLRYDVDHLKNRLRFYKREYRIVSAIKNHAGFSWDHKMQMVTADDAEWDEYVRKNPEAKLYRTRQTPFINELEVTFGSSASKSNGASSSRIHYGERNDTNGNLGEGDGTLNSFADTPQTSNDPMATSADIHAEVPQDVPEAENFYIRRAAPLNILRGNSRKSRRQSDDALLALREIAEASKRRISAEEAKDEKLSLLDECLEELNLMKDIDNELYVKALFIFKEEYNQHIFLKTTGIRRIMWLRAATKDINLQ from the exons AATGGATAGCAAGAGCGGcacaaaattgaaaagaaaggaAGTTGCAACGGCAAACCAAGCACGAGTGTATTGGACAAGAGAGCATGATCGAGTGCTTATTGATTTGATGGTAGAGCAAACTCTTGCTGGTGCTAGAGTGGGTGCGGGCTTTACAAGGGATGCCTGGTTTGACATGGTGGATAGGTTCAATGAACGTACGAGGCTGCGTTATGATGTTGATCATTTGAAAAATCGTCTGAGGTTTTATAAACGGGAATATCGGATAGTTAGTGCTATAAAGAACCATGCAGGTTTTAGTTGGGATCATAAAATGCAAATGGTGACTGCAGATGATGCTGAATGGGATGAATATGTTAGG AAAAATCCTGAAGCAAAGCTATACCGGACGAGGCAAACACCTTTTATTAATGAACTGGAGGTTACTTTTGGATCGTCAGCATCAAAAAGCAACGGTGCGTCCTCTTCTAGGATTCATTATGGTGAAAGAAATGACACAAATGGCAATTTAGGTGAAGGTGATGGGACATTGAACTCTTTTGCGGATACCCCACAAACATCTAACGATCCTATGGCTACATCTGCTGACATACATGCAGAGGTGCCACAGGATGTTCCTGAAGCAGAAAATTTTTACATCCGTCGAGCTGCACCTTTAAATATCTTAAGAGGAAATAGTAGAAAGTCTCGACGGCAATCAGATGATGCGTTATTAGCCCTGCGGGAAATCGCAGAAGCCTCAAAGAGACGAATATCGGCTGAAGAGGCAAAAGATGAAAAGTTGAGTCTACTTGATGAATGCCTGGAAGAGCTCAATCTCATGAAAGACATCGATAATGAGTTATACGTGAAGGCCCTATTTATCTTCAAGGAGGAGTATAATCAACACATATTCTTGAAGACCACAGGTATTAGGAGGATAATGTGGTTGAGGGCAGCGACCAAAGATATTAATCTTCAGTGA
- the LOC103710092 gene encoding L10-interacting MYB domain-containing protein-like isoform X2: MSRMDSKSGTKLKRKEVATANQARVYWTREHDRVLIDLMVEQTLAGARVGAGFTRDAWFDMVDRFNERTRLRYDVDHLKNRLRFYKREYRIVSAIKNHAGFSWDHKMQMVTADDAEWDEYVRKNPEAKLYRTRQTPFINELEVTFGSSASKSNGASSSRIHYGERNDTNGNLGEGDGTLNSFADTPQTSNDPMATSADIHAEVPQDVPEAENFYIRRAAPLNILRGNSRKSRRQSDDALLALREIAEASKRRISAEEAKDEKLSLLDECLEELNLMKDIDNELYVKALFIFKEEYNQHIFLKTTETEGQG, translated from the exons AATGGATAGCAAGAGCGGcacaaaattgaaaagaaaggaAGTTGCAACGGCAAACCAAGCACGAGTGTATTGGACAAGAGAGCATGATCGAGTGCTTATTGATTTGATGGTAGAGCAAACTCTTGCTGGTGCTAGAGTGGGTGCGGGCTTTACAAGGGATGCCTGGTTTGACATGGTGGATAGGTTCAATGAACGTACGAGGCTGCGTTATGATGTTGATCATTTGAAAAATCGTCTGAGGTTTTATAAACGGGAATATCGGATAGTTAGTGCTATAAAGAACCATGCAGGTTTTAGTTGGGATCATAAAATGCAAATGGTGACTGCAGATGATGCTGAATGGGATGAATATGTTAGG AAAAATCCTGAAGCAAAGCTATACCGGACGAGGCAAACACCTTTTATTAATGAACTGGAGGTTACTTTTGGATCGTCAGCATCAAAAAGCAACGGTGCGTCCTCTTCTAGGATTCATTATGGTGAAAGAAATGACACAAATGGCAATTTAGGTGAAGGTGATGGGACATTGAACTCTTTTGCGGATACCCCACAAACATCTAACGATCCTATGGCTACATCTGCTGACATACATGCAGAGGTGCCACAGGATGTTCCTGAAGCAGAAAATTTTTACATCCGTCGAGCTGCACCTTTAAATATCTTAAGAGGAAATAGTAGAAAGTCTCGACGGCAATCAGATGATGCGTTATTAGCCCTGCGGGAAATCGCAGAAGCCTCAAAGAGACGAATATCGGCTGAAGAGGCAAAAGATGAAAAGTTGAGTCTACTTGATGAATGCCTGGAAGAGCTCAATCTCATGAAAGACATCGATAATGAGTTATACGTGAAGGCCCTATTTATCTTCAAGGAGGAGTATAATCAACACATATTCTTGAAGACCACAG AAACAGAAGGTCAAGGATAA
- the LOC103710092 gene encoding L10-interacting MYB domain-containing protein-like isoform X3 produces MSRMDSKSGTKLKRKEVATANQARVYWTREHDRVLIDLMVEQTLAGARVGAGFTRDAWFDMVDRFNERTRLRYDVDHLKNRLRFYKREYRIVSAIKNHAGFSWDHKMQMVTADDAEWDEYVRKNPEAKLYRTRQTPFINELEVTFGSSASKSNGASSSRIHYGERNDTNGNLGEGDGTLNSFADTPQTSNDPMATSADIHAEVPQDVPEAENFYIRRAAPLNILRGNSRKSRRQSDDALLALREIAEASKRRISAEEAKDEKLSLLDECLEELNLMKDIDNELYVKALFIFKEEYNQHIFLKTTEGQG; encoded by the exons AATGGATAGCAAGAGCGGcacaaaattgaaaagaaaggaAGTTGCAACGGCAAACCAAGCACGAGTGTATTGGACAAGAGAGCATGATCGAGTGCTTATTGATTTGATGGTAGAGCAAACTCTTGCTGGTGCTAGAGTGGGTGCGGGCTTTACAAGGGATGCCTGGTTTGACATGGTGGATAGGTTCAATGAACGTACGAGGCTGCGTTATGATGTTGATCATTTGAAAAATCGTCTGAGGTTTTATAAACGGGAATATCGGATAGTTAGTGCTATAAAGAACCATGCAGGTTTTAGTTGGGATCATAAAATGCAAATGGTGACTGCAGATGATGCTGAATGGGATGAATATGTTAGG AAAAATCCTGAAGCAAAGCTATACCGGACGAGGCAAACACCTTTTATTAATGAACTGGAGGTTACTTTTGGATCGTCAGCATCAAAAAGCAACGGTGCGTCCTCTTCTAGGATTCATTATGGTGAAAGAAATGACACAAATGGCAATTTAGGTGAAGGTGATGGGACATTGAACTCTTTTGCGGATACCCCACAAACATCTAACGATCCTATGGCTACATCTGCTGACATACATGCAGAGGTGCCACAGGATGTTCCTGAAGCAGAAAATTTTTACATCCGTCGAGCTGCACCTTTAAATATCTTAAGAGGAAATAGTAGAAAGTCTCGACGGCAATCAGATGATGCGTTATTAGCCCTGCGGGAAATCGCAGAAGCCTCAAAGAGACGAATATCGGCTGAAGAGGCAAAAGATGAAAAGTTGAGTCTACTTGATGAATGCCTGGAAGAGCTCAATCTCATGAAAGACATCGATAATGAGTTATACGTGAAGGCCCTATTTATCTTCAAGGAGGAGTATAATCAACACATATTCTTGAAGACCACAG AAGGTCAAGGATAA